The Borrelia hispanica CRI genome has a window encoding:
- a CDS encoding DnaJ C-terminal domain-containing protein produces MSKDYYNILGVNKNATTEEIKKAYKKLAIKYHPDKNKENKFAEEKFKEINEAYEVLSSPQKKSNYDNFGNADFHNNFNTDSFTKGFKNSGFQHFDNFDLFSDIFGEFTKGKIQDKEITIKISLYDAYMGSKKFILINNEKIEINIPKGTIDTTKLKFNGKGNINPISGKRSNLIIKFEISSYKNFTLKERNLETQINVYPWEIALGSEKIFETIEGKKIKIKIPKNTKNGEILNLKGLGMPALGNAIKGDLKVKLIVDVPPIINDEVKIIYEKLKEIYNKKF; encoded by the coding sequence ATGTCTAAAGATTACTACAACATACTTGGAGTAAATAAAAACGCTACAACAGAAGAAATAAAAAAAGCCTACAAAAAATTAGCAATTAAATATCACCCTGATAAAAATAAAGAAAACAAATTTGCAGAAGAAAAATTTAAAGAAATAAATGAAGCTTACGAAGTTTTATCATCTCCTCAAAAAAAATCCAATTATGACAATTTTGGAAATGCAGATTTTCACAATAACTTTAATACAGACTCATTTACTAAAGGATTTAAGAATTCTGGGTTTCAACACTTTGACAATTTTGATTTGTTTTCTGATATTTTTGGAGAATTTACAAAAGGAAAAATTCAAGATAAAGAGATAACTATTAAAATTTCTTTATATGATGCTTATATGGGAAGCAAAAAATTTATATTAATAAATAATGAAAAAATCGAAATTAATATACCAAAAGGCACAATTGATACAACCAAATTAAAATTCAATGGCAAGGGAAATATCAATCCAATTTCCGGCAAAAGAAGTAACTTAATTATTAAATTTGAAATATCAAGTTATAAAAACTTTACACTAAAGGAACGAAATTTAGAAACACAAATTAACGTATATCCATGGGAAATAGCTTTAGGCAGTGAAAAAATCTTTGAGACAATCGAGGGTAAAAAAATAAAAATAAAAATTCCAAAAAACACAAAAAATGGAGAAATACTTAACTTAAAAGGTCTTGGAATGCCTGCTCTTGGAAATGCCATTAAAGGAGATCTTAAGGTTAAATTAATAGTAGATGTACCACCAATTATTAATGATGAAGTTAAAATAATATATGAAAAGCTAAAAGAAATATATAATAAAAAATTTTAA
- the secF gene encoding protein translocase subunit SecF — protein sequence MQKVFNFLKYGNKAIIASFCMIFLGFIYTFMYHGGYNWGVDFSSGVNINFVIDKAGIKDSDIKRVLSPFYKTFDVNEIIANDFKSHFDIIIKSEVTDYSLKKEIHSILLDKLGTEFDANVEILDSYFIDSRFSSVLRTKSVLLVCLTFALILVYVALRFRLSYAVSSIFATMHDILFVIAFLGLFRIEINSSIIVSILTIIGYSLNDTIIIFDRIRENSRNMTDSSFLNVLNISINQTLSRTILTSITTFVAVFSIYIFTEGAIKDFSLIFMVGVVVGTFSSVFVASPILLSCYKKIK from the coding sequence ATGCAAAAGGTGTTTAATTTTTTAAAATATGGAAATAAAGCTATTATAGCTAGTTTTTGTATGATTTTTTTAGGTTTTATTTACACCTTTATGTATCATGGTGGTTATAATTGGGGAGTAGATTTTTCTTCGGGTGTAAATATTAATTTTGTGATAGATAAAGCAGGTATTAAGGATTCTGATATAAAAAGAGTGCTCTCTCCATTTTATAAAACATTTGATGTTAATGAAATTATTGCAAATGACTTTAAGAGTCATTTTGATATTATAATAAAGTCAGAGGTTACTGATTATTCTTTGAAAAAAGAAATTCATAGTATTTTGCTAGATAAACTAGGTACTGAGTTTGATGCTAATGTTGAAATTCTTGATTCTTATTTTATTGATTCAAGATTTTCATCTGTTTTAAGGACAAAGTCTGTTTTGTTGGTTTGTTTAACATTTGCCCTTATTTTAGTTTATGTAGCGTTACGATTTAGGTTAAGTTATGCTGTATCATCAATATTTGCAACTATGCATGATATACTTTTTGTGATTGCTTTTTTAGGTTTATTTAGAATAGAAATAAATAGTTCAATAATTGTTTCTATATTAACAATTATTGGGTATTCTTTAAATGATACGATCATTATTTTTGATAGAATTAGAGAAAATTCTAGGAATATGACAGACAGTTCATTTTTAAATGTTTTAAATATAAGTATTAATCAAACTTTATCAAGGACCATTTTAACATCTATTACCACATTTGTTGCTGTATTTTCTATATACATATTTACTGAAGGTGCTATTAAGGATTTTTCTTTGATATTTATGGTAGGTGTTGTTGTTGGTACTTTTTCTTCGGTTTTTGTAGCTTCTCCTATTCTTTTAAGTTGTTATAAAAAAATCAAATAG